Proteins found in one Panthera tigris isolate Pti1 chromosome B3, P.tigris_Pti1_mat1.1, whole genome shotgun sequence genomic segment:
- the FSCB gene encoding fibrous sheath CABYR-binding protein isoform X4, with translation MEESDEPDQPISAGRQEIRKRRRPSQPMVDKSQQTEVTEKKKNLPISQSSGPKATLSIGNIPGSKVNCESFRLSSQLQQTWTKRKHVQDMTDKSLQTDTVVEEKKEEIKPVGETVVPEEMPAALGEAVPEFPESVQEVEILTSRHSIQFKIDRSQQTSCTGDWTMMNIPQKETVDREQQTYFSESEIVVIGRPDSSFSKSNEVVQKRKSSGKIFISEHPELQPSTSRDEAIRQVGISRSSFSQQSKKGSLVPLEDEQYVLGEVQPPIAEEVSAEVQPIPAVDIIAGKSTTELQPPQIEEAPAEKGPAKVQPTLGEEALSEGPPAEVQPPKVEEAPVQPFPDEETPEEEAPAKVESISAEEAFSEEPLSAVEAPTEEAPAEVHSPLAEEAPAEEAPAEVHSPLAEEVPAEETPPKVQSPPAEEAPAEEAPAEVQSLPAEEAPAEEAPAEVQSPPAEEAPAEVAPAEVHSPLAEEVPAEEAPGEVQSPPAEEAPAEVAPAEVHSPLAEEVPAEEAPAEVQSPPAEEAPAEEAPAEVHSPLAEEVPAEEAPAEVQSPPAEEAPAEVAPAEVHSPLAEEVPAEETPPKVQSPPAEEAPAEEAPAEVQSLQAEEAPAEEAPAEDQSPPAEQAPAEEAPAEVHSPLAEEVPAEEAPAEVQSPPAEEAPAEEAPDEDQSPPAEESPAEEAPSEVQSPPAEEAPAEEAPAEVQSLPAEEAPAEEAPAAVQSPPAEEAPAEEAPDEDQSPPAEESPAEEAPSEVQSPPAEEAPAEEAPAEVQSLPAEEAPAEEAPAAVQSPPAEETPAEEAPAEDQSLPAEETPTEEASAEVQSLPAEEGPEEEAPAELQSPPAEAQVEVSSPPAEEAPVEEARAEVQFPPAEETPAGEAPAEVQSPPAEESPAEEAPAEVNSPLAEEVPAEEAPAEVQSPPAEEAPAEEAPYEVLAPPTEAPAEVQSLPAEEAPEENTSYEIWSPSAEEASAELRSPSTEDTTLEMVSVDKQFPEAKEDFITPISIENDLIPPSEQTAAYEALVDHVSTEYQNLQTDVPGIKLESKVLEDQQKLEEPLELDPVPEDLSNIKKEQVPTFEIEGVIHVQLE, from the exons atggaagaaagtgATGAACCTGATCAGCCTATCTCAGCAGGGAGGCAAGAAATTCGAAAGAGAAGACGACCCAGTCAACCAATGGTAGATAAATCCCAGCAGACCgaagtgacagagaaaaagaaaaatttgcctATATCACAATCATCTGGCCCTAAAGCTACCCTTAGTATTGGTAACATTCCTGGAAGTAAAGTCAACTGTGAGTCTTTCAGATTATCTTCTCAACTTCAGCAAACTTGGACAAAGAGAAAGCATGTACAGGATATGACTGATAAATCTCTGCAAACAGACACTgttgtagaagagaaaaaagaagaaatcaaaccaGTTGGTGAAACAGTGGTACCTGAAGAAATGCCAGCTGCTCTTGGAGAAGCAGTCCCTGAATTTCCAGAAAGTGTTCAGGAAGTAGAAATTCTGACAAGCAGACActcaattcaattcaaaatagACAGATCTCAGCAGACCAGTTGTACTGGAGACTGGACAATGATGAACATTCCTCAAAAAGAAACAGTGGACAGAGAACAGCAGACATACTTTAGTGAATCAGAAATAGTGGTAATTGGTAGGCCAGATAGCtctttttcaaagtcaaatgaaGTTGTGCAGAAACGTAAATCCTCAGGGAAGATTTTCATTAGTGAACATCCTGAATTGCAACCCTCAACAAGTAGAGATGAAGCAATTAGGCAGGTAGGTATTAGCAGATCTTCATTTAGTCAGCAAAGCAAAAAAGGTAGTTTGGTACCTTTAGAAGATGAGCAGTACGTTCTGGGTGAGGTCCAGCCTCCCATTGCAGAGGAGGTCTCTGCTGAAGTGCAACCTATACCAGCTGTGGACATTATTGCAGGAAAGTCCACTACTGAACTTCAGCCTCCACAAATTGAGGAGGCTCCAGCAGAAAAGGGCCCTGCCAAAGTACAGCCAACCCTGGGTGAAGAGGCTCTTTCAGAAGGGCCTCCTGCTGAGGTTCAGCCTCCAAAAGTTGAAGAAGCTCCTGTACAGCCTTTCCCAGATGAGGAGACTCCTGAAGAAGAGGCCCCTGCTAAAGTGGAGTCTATCTCTGCTGAAGAGGCTTTTTCAGAAGAGCCTCTATCAGCTGTGGAGGCCCCTACAGAAGAGGCCCCAGCTGAAGTTCATTCTCCGCTAGCTGAGGAGGCCCCTGCAGAGGAGGCCCCAGCTGAAGTTCATTCTCCACTAGCCGAGGAGGTCCCTGCAGAAGAGACCCCACCTAAAGTTCAGTCTCCACCAGCTGAAGAGGCCCCTGCAGAGGAGGCCCCAGCTGAAGTTCAGTCTCTACCAGCTGAAGAGGCCCCTGCAGAGGAGGCCCCAGCTGAAGTTCAGTCTCCACCAGCTGAAGAGGCCCCTGCAGAAGTGGCCCCAGCTGAAGTTCATTCTCCACTAGCCGAGGAGGTCCCTGCAGAAGAGGCCCCAGGTGAAGTTCAGTCTCCACCAGCTGAAGAGGCCCCTGCAGAGGTGGCCCCAGCTGAAGTTCATTCTCCACTAGCCGAGGAGGTCCCTGCAGAAGAGGCCCCAGCTGAAGTTCAGTCTCCACCAGCTGAAGAGGCCCCTGCAGAGGAGGCCCCAGCTGAAGTTCATTCTCCACTAGCCGAGGAGGTCCCTGCAGAAGAGGCCCCAGCTGAAGTTCAGTCTCCACCAGCTGAAGAGGCCCCTGCAGAAGTGGCCCCAGCTGAAGTTCATTCTCCACTAGCTGAGGAGGTCCCTGCAGAAGAGACCCCACCTAAAGTTCAGTCTCCACCAGCTGAAGAGGCCCCTGCAGAGGAGGCCCCAGCTGAAGTTCAGTCTCTACAAGCTGAGGAGGCCCCTGCAGAGGAGGCCCCAGCTGAAGATCAGTCTCCACCAGCTGAACAGGCCCCTGCAGAAGAGGCCCCAGCTGAAGTTCATTCTCCACTAGCTGAGGAGGTCCCTGCAGAAGAGGCCCCAGCTGAAGTTCAGTCTCCACCAGCTGAGGAGGCCCCTGCAGAGGAGGCCCCAGATGAAGATCAGTCTCCACCAGCTGAGGAGTCCCCTGCAGAGGAGGCCCCATCTGAAGTTCAGTCTCCACCAGCTGAGGAGGCCCCTGCAGAAGAGGCCCCAGCTGAAGTTCAGTCTCTACCAGCTGAGGAGGCCCCTGCAGAGGAGGCCCCAGCTGCAGTTCAGTCTCCACCAGCTGAGGAGGCCCCTGCAGAGGAGGCCCCAGATGAAGATCAGTCTCCACCAGCTGAGGAGTCCCCTGCAGAGGAGGCCCCATCTGAAGTTCAGTCTCCACCAGCTGAGGAGGCCCCTGCAGAAGAGGCCCCAGCTGAAGTTCAGTCTCTACCAGCTGAGGAGGCCCCTGCAGAGGAGGCCCCAGCTGCAGTTCAGTCTCCACCAGCTGAGGAGACCCCTGCAGAGGAGGCCCCAGCTGAAGATCAGTCTCTACCAGCTGAGGAGACCCCTACAGAGGAGGCCTCAGCTGAAGTTCAGTCTCTACCAGCTGAGGAGGGCCCTGAAGAGGAGGCCCCAGCTGAACTTCAGTCTCCACCAGCTGAGGCCCAAGTTGAAGTTTCTTCTCCACCAGCTGAGGAGGCCCCTGTAGAAGAGGCCCGAGCTGAGGTTCAGTTTCCACCAGCTGAGGAGACCCCTGCAGGGGAGGCTCCAGCTGAAGTTCAGTCTCCACCAGCTGAGGAGTCCCCTGCAGAGGAGGCCCCAGCTGAAGTTAATTCTCCACTAGCTGAGGAGGTCCCTGCAGAAGAGGCTCCAGCTGAAGTTCAGTCTCCAC CAGCTGAGGAGGCCCCTGCAGAGGAGGCCCCATATGAAGTTCTGGCTCCACCAACTGAGGCCCCAGCTGAAGTTCAGTCTCTACCAGCTGAGGAGGCCCCTGAAGAAAATACCTCATATGAAATTTGGTCTCCATCAGCTGAGGAGGCCTCTGCTGAACTTCGGTCTCCATCAACTGAAGACACTACTTTAGAAATGGTCTCTGTTGACAAACAGTTTCCAGAAGCCAAGGAGGACTTTATTACACCAATCTCTATAGAAAATGACCTTATTCCACCATCTGAACAAACTGCTGCATATGAGGCTCTCGTAGACCATGTGTCTACTGAATATCAAAATCTCCAGACTGATGTCCCAGGGATAAAATTAGAATCAAAGGTTTTGGAAGATCAGCAAAAACTCGAAGAGCCTTTGGAACTGGATCCTGTCCCTGAAGATTTGTCTAACATCAAGAAAGAACAGGTTCCTACCTTTGAAATAGAGGGTGTCATCCATGTACAACTAGAATAG
- the FSCB gene encoding fibrous sheath CABYR-binding protein isoform X1, protein MEESDEPDQPISAGRQEIRKRRRPSQPMVDKSQQTEVTEKKKNLPISQSSGPKATLSIGNIPGSKVNCESFRLSSQLQQTWTKRKHVQDMTDKSLQTDTVVEEKKEEIKPVGETVVPEEMPAALGEAVPEFPESVQEVEILTSRHSIQFKIDRSQQTSCTGDWTMMNIPQKETVDREQQTYFSESEIVVIGRPDSSFSKSNEVVQKRKSSGKIFISEHPELQPSTSRDEAIRQVGISRSSFSQQSKKGSLVPLEDEQYVLGEVQPPIAEEVSAEVQPIPAVDIIAGKSTTELQPPQIEEAPAEKGPAKVQPTLGEEALSEGPPAEVQPPKVEEAPVQPFPDEETPEEEAPAKVESISAEEAFSEEPLSAVEAPTEEAPAEVHSPLAEEAPAEEAPAEVHSPLAEEVPAEETPPKVQSPPAEEAPAEEAPAEVQSLPAEEAPAEEAPAEVQSPPAEEAPAEVAPAEVHSPLAEEVPAEEAPGEVQSPPAEEAPAEVAPAEVHSPLAEEVPAEEAPAEVQSPPAEEAPAEEAPAEVHSPLAEEVPAEEAPAEVQSPPAEEAPAEVAPAEVHSPLAEEVPAEETPPKVQSPPAEEAPAEEAPAEVQSLQAEEAPAEEAPAEDQSPPAEQAPAEEAPAEVHSPLAEEVPAEEAPAEVQSPPAEEAPAEEAPDEDQSPPAEESPAEEAPSEVQSPPAEEAPAEEAPAEVQSLPAEEAPAEEAPAAVQSPPAEEAPAEEAPDEDQSPPAEESPAEEAPSEVQSPPAEEAPAEEAPAEVQSLPAEEAPAEEAPAAVQSPPAEETPAEEAPAEDQSLPAEETPTEEASAEVQSLPAEEGPEEEAPAELQSPPAEAQVEVSSPPAEEAPVEEARAEVQFPPAEETPAGEAPAEVQSPPAEESPAEEAPAEVNSPLAEEVPAEEAPAEVQSPPAEEAPAEEAPYEVLAPPTEAPAEVQSLPAEEAPAEEAPYEVLAPPTEAPAEVQSLPAEEAPEENTSYEIWSPSAEEASAELRSPSTEDTTLEMVSVDKQFPEAKEDFITPISIENDLIPPSEQTAAYEALVDHVSTEYQNLQTDVPGIKLESKVLEDQQKLEEPLELDPVPEDLSNIKKEQVPTFEIEGVIHVQLE, encoded by the coding sequence atggaagaaagtgATGAACCTGATCAGCCTATCTCAGCAGGGAGGCAAGAAATTCGAAAGAGAAGACGACCCAGTCAACCAATGGTAGATAAATCCCAGCAGACCgaagtgacagagaaaaagaaaaatttgcctATATCACAATCATCTGGCCCTAAAGCTACCCTTAGTATTGGTAACATTCCTGGAAGTAAAGTCAACTGTGAGTCTTTCAGATTATCTTCTCAACTTCAGCAAACTTGGACAAAGAGAAAGCATGTACAGGATATGACTGATAAATCTCTGCAAACAGACACTgttgtagaagagaaaaaagaagaaatcaaaccaGTTGGTGAAACAGTGGTACCTGAAGAAATGCCAGCTGCTCTTGGAGAAGCAGTCCCTGAATTTCCAGAAAGTGTTCAGGAAGTAGAAATTCTGACAAGCAGACActcaattcaattcaaaatagACAGATCTCAGCAGACCAGTTGTACTGGAGACTGGACAATGATGAACATTCCTCAAAAAGAAACAGTGGACAGAGAACAGCAGACATACTTTAGTGAATCAGAAATAGTGGTAATTGGTAGGCCAGATAGCtctttttcaaagtcaaatgaaGTTGTGCAGAAACGTAAATCCTCAGGGAAGATTTTCATTAGTGAACATCCTGAATTGCAACCCTCAACAAGTAGAGATGAAGCAATTAGGCAGGTAGGTATTAGCAGATCTTCATTTAGTCAGCAAAGCAAAAAAGGTAGTTTGGTACCTTTAGAAGATGAGCAGTACGTTCTGGGTGAGGTCCAGCCTCCCATTGCAGAGGAGGTCTCTGCTGAAGTGCAACCTATACCAGCTGTGGACATTATTGCAGGAAAGTCCACTACTGAACTTCAGCCTCCACAAATTGAGGAGGCTCCAGCAGAAAAGGGCCCTGCCAAAGTACAGCCAACCCTGGGTGAAGAGGCTCTTTCAGAAGGGCCTCCTGCTGAGGTTCAGCCTCCAAAAGTTGAAGAAGCTCCTGTACAGCCTTTCCCAGATGAGGAGACTCCTGAAGAAGAGGCCCCTGCTAAAGTGGAGTCTATCTCTGCTGAAGAGGCTTTTTCAGAAGAGCCTCTATCAGCTGTGGAGGCCCCTACAGAAGAGGCCCCAGCTGAAGTTCATTCTCCGCTAGCTGAGGAGGCCCCTGCAGAGGAGGCCCCAGCTGAAGTTCATTCTCCACTAGCCGAGGAGGTCCCTGCAGAAGAGACCCCACCTAAAGTTCAGTCTCCACCAGCTGAAGAGGCCCCTGCAGAGGAGGCCCCAGCTGAAGTTCAGTCTCTACCAGCTGAAGAGGCCCCTGCAGAGGAGGCCCCAGCTGAAGTTCAGTCTCCACCAGCTGAAGAGGCCCCTGCAGAAGTGGCCCCAGCTGAAGTTCATTCTCCACTAGCCGAGGAGGTCCCTGCAGAAGAGGCCCCAGGTGAAGTTCAGTCTCCACCAGCTGAAGAGGCCCCTGCAGAGGTGGCCCCAGCTGAAGTTCATTCTCCACTAGCCGAGGAGGTCCCTGCAGAAGAGGCCCCAGCTGAAGTTCAGTCTCCACCAGCTGAAGAGGCCCCTGCAGAGGAGGCCCCAGCTGAAGTTCATTCTCCACTAGCCGAGGAGGTCCCTGCAGAAGAGGCCCCAGCTGAAGTTCAGTCTCCACCAGCTGAAGAGGCCCCTGCAGAAGTGGCCCCAGCTGAAGTTCATTCTCCACTAGCTGAGGAGGTCCCTGCAGAAGAGACCCCACCTAAAGTTCAGTCTCCACCAGCTGAAGAGGCCCCTGCAGAGGAGGCCCCAGCTGAAGTTCAGTCTCTACAAGCTGAGGAGGCCCCTGCAGAGGAGGCCCCAGCTGAAGATCAGTCTCCACCAGCTGAACAGGCCCCTGCAGAAGAGGCCCCAGCTGAAGTTCATTCTCCACTAGCTGAGGAGGTCCCTGCAGAAGAGGCCCCAGCTGAAGTTCAGTCTCCACCAGCTGAGGAGGCCCCTGCAGAGGAGGCCCCAGATGAAGATCAGTCTCCACCAGCTGAGGAGTCCCCTGCAGAGGAGGCCCCATCTGAAGTTCAGTCTCCACCAGCTGAGGAGGCCCCTGCAGAAGAGGCCCCAGCTGAAGTTCAGTCTCTACCAGCTGAGGAGGCCCCTGCAGAGGAGGCCCCAGCTGCAGTTCAGTCTCCACCAGCTGAGGAGGCCCCTGCAGAGGAGGCCCCAGATGAAGATCAGTCTCCACCAGCTGAGGAGTCCCCTGCAGAGGAGGCCCCATCTGAAGTTCAGTCTCCACCAGCTGAGGAGGCCCCTGCAGAAGAGGCCCCAGCTGAAGTTCAGTCTCTACCAGCTGAGGAGGCCCCTGCAGAGGAGGCCCCAGCTGCAGTTCAGTCTCCACCAGCTGAGGAGACCCCTGCAGAGGAGGCCCCAGCTGAAGATCAGTCTCTACCAGCTGAGGAGACCCCTACAGAGGAGGCCTCAGCTGAAGTTCAGTCTCTACCAGCTGAGGAGGGCCCTGAAGAGGAGGCCCCAGCTGAACTTCAGTCTCCACCAGCTGAGGCCCAAGTTGAAGTTTCTTCTCCACCAGCTGAGGAGGCCCCTGTAGAAGAGGCCCGAGCTGAGGTTCAGTTTCCACCAGCTGAGGAGACCCCTGCAGGGGAGGCTCCAGCTGAAGTTCAGTCTCCACCAGCTGAGGAGTCCCCTGCAGAGGAGGCCCCAGCTGAAGTTAATTCTCCACTAGCTGAGGAGGTCCCTGCAGAAGAGGCTCCAGCTGAAGTTCAGTCTCCACCAGCTGAGGAGGCCCCTGCAGAGGAGGCCCCATATGAAGTTCTGGCTCCACCAACTGAGGCCCCAGCTGAAGTTCAGTCTCTACCAGCTGAGGAGGCCCCTGCAGAGGAGGCCCCATATGAAGTTCTGGCTCCACCAACTGAGGCCCCAGCTGAAGTTCAGTCTCTACCAGCTGAGGAGGCCCCTGAAGAAAATACCTCATATGAAATTTGGTCTCCATCAGCTGAGGAGGCCTCTGCTGAACTTCGGTCTCCATCAACTGAAGACACTACTTTAGAAATGGTCTCTGTTGACAAACAGTTTCCAGAAGCCAAGGAGGACTTTATTACACCAATCTCTATAGAAAATGACCTTATTCCACCATCTGAACAAACTGCTGCATATGAGGCTCTCGTAGACCATGTGTCTACTGAATATCAAAATCTCCAGACTGATGTCCCAGGGATAAAATTAGAATCAAAGGTTTTGGAAGATCAGCAAAAACTCGAAGAGCCTTTGGAACTGGATCCTGTCCCTGAAGATTTGTCTAACATCAAGAAAGAACAGGTTCCTACCTTTGAAATAGAGGGTGTCATCCATGTACAACTAGAATAG
- the FSCB gene encoding fibrous sheath CABYR-binding protein isoform X5, whose translation MEESDEPDQPISAGRQEIRKRRRPSQPMVDKSQQTEVTEKKKNLPISQSSGPKATLSIGNIPGSKVNCESFRLSSQLQQTWTKRKHVQDMTDKSLQTDTVVEEKKEEIKPVGETVVPEEMPAALGEAVPEFPESVQEVEILTSRHSIQFKIDRSQQTSCTGDWTMMNIPQKETVDREQQTYFSESEIVVIGRPDSSFSKSNEVVQKRKSSGKIFISEHPELQPSTSRDEAIRQVGISRSSFSQQSKKGSLVPLEDEQYVLGEVQPPIAEEVSAEVQPIPAVDIIAGKSTTELQPPQIEEAPAEKGPAKVQPTLGEEALSEGPPAEVQPPKVEEAPVQPFPDEETPEEEAPAKVESISAEEAFSEEPLSAVEAPTEEAPAEVHSPLAEEAPAEEAPAEVHSPLAEEVPAEETPPKVQSPPAEEAPAEEAPAEVQSLPAEEAPAEEAPAEVQSPPAEEAPAEVAPAEVHSPLAEEVPAEEAPGEVQSPPAEEAPAEVAPAEVHSPLAEEVPAEEAPAEVQSPPAEEAPAEEAPAEVHSPLAEEVPAEEAPAEVQSPPAEEAPAEVAPAEVHSPLAEEVPAEETPPKVQSPPAEEAPAEEAPAEVQSLQAEEAPAEEAPAEDQSPPAEQAPAEEAPAEVHSPLAEEVPAEEAPAEVQSPPAEEAPAEEAPDEDQSPPAEESPAEEAPSEVQSPPAEEAPAEEAPAEVQSLPAEEAPAEEAPAAVQSPPAEEAPAEEAPDEDQSPPAEESPAEEAPSEVQSPPAEEAPAEEAPAEVQSLPAEEAPAEEAPAAVQSPPAEETPAEEAPAEDQSLPAEETPTEEASAEVQSLPAEEGPEEEAPAELQSPPAEAQVEVSSPPAEEAPVEEARAEVQFPPAEETPAGEAPAEVQSPPAEESPAEEAPAEVNSPLAEEVPAEEAPAEVQSPPAEEAPAEEAPYEVLAPPTEAPAEVQSLPAEEAPEENTSYEIWSPSAEEASAELRSPSTEDTTLEMVSVDKQFPEAKEDFITPISIENDLIPPSEQTAAYEALVDHVSTEYQNLQTDVPGIKLESKVLEDQQKLEEPLELDPVPEDLSNIKKEQVPTFEIEGVIHVQLE comes from the exons atggaagaaagtgATGAACCTGATCAGCCTATCTCAGCAGGGAGGCAAGAAATTCGAAAGAGAAGACGACCCAGTCAACCAATGGTAGATAAATCCCAGCAGACCgaagtgacagagaaaaagaaaaatttgcctATATCACAATCATCTGGCCCTAAAGCTACCCTTAGTATTGGTAACATTCCTGGAAGTAAAGTCAACTGTGAGTCTTTCAGATTATCTTCTCAACTTCAGCAAACTTGGACAAAGAGAAAGCATGTACAGGATATGACTGATAAATCTCTGCAAACAGACACTgttgtagaagagaaaaaagaagaaatcaaaccaGTTGGTGAAACAGTGGTACCTGAAGAAATGCCAGCTGCTCTTGGAGAAGCAGTCCCTGAATTTCCAGAAAGTGTTCAGGAAGTAGAAATTCTGACAAGCAGACActcaattcaattcaaaatagACAGATCTCAGCAGACCAGTTGTACTGGAGACTGGACAATGATGAACATTCCTCAAAAAGAAACAGTGGACAGAGAACAGCAGACATACTTTAGTGAATCAGAAATAGTGGTAATTGGTAGGCCAGATAGCtctttttcaaagtcaaatgaaGTTGTGCAGAAACGTAAATCCTCAGGGAAGATTTTCATTAGTGAACATCCTGAATTGCAACCCTCAACAAGTAGAGATGAAGCAATTAGGCAGGTAGGTATTAGCAGATCTTCATTTAGTCAGCAAAGCAAAAAAGGTAGTTTGGTACCTTTAGAAGATGAGCAGTACGTTCTGGGTGAGGTCCAGCCTCCCATTGCAGAGGAGGTCTCTGCTGAAGTGCAACCTATACCAGCTGTGGACATTATTGCAGGAAAGTCCACTACTGAACTTCAGCCTCCACAAATTGAGGAGGCTCCAGCAGAAAAGGGCCCTGCCAAAGTACAGCCAACCCTGGGTGAAGAGGCTCTTTCAGAAGGGCCTCCTGCTGAGGTTCAGCCTCCAAAAGTTGAAGAAGCTCCTGTACAGCCTTTCCCAGATGAGGAGACTCCTGAAGAAGAGGCCCCTGCTAAAGTGGAGTCTATCTCTGCTGAAGAGGCTTTTTCAGAAGAGCCTCTATCAGCTGTGGAGGCCCCTACAGAAGAGGCCCCAGCTGAAGTTCATTCTCCGCTAGCTGAGGAGGCCCCTGCAGAGGAGGCCCCAGCTGAAGTTCATTCTCCACTAGCCGAGGAGGTCCCTGCAGAAGAGACCCCACCTAAAGTTCAGTCTCCACCAGCTGAAGAGGCCCCTGCAGAGGAGGCCCCAGCTGAAGTTCAGTCTCTACCAGCTGAAGAGGCCCCTGCAGAGGAGGCCCCAGCTGAAGTTCAGTCTCCACCAGCTGAAGAGGCCCCTGCAGAAGTGGCCCCAGCTGAAGTTCATTCTCCACTAGCCGAGGAGGTCCCTGCAGAAGAGGCCCCAGGTGAAGTTCAGTCTCCACCAGCTGAAGAGGCCCCTGCAGAGGTGGCCCCAGCTGAAGTTCATTCTCCACTAGCCGAGGAGGTCCCTGCAGAAGAGGCCCCAGCTGAAGTTCAGTCTCCACCAGCTGAAGAGGCCCCTGCAGAGGAGGCCCCAGCTGAAGTTCATTCTCCACTAGCCGAGGAGGTCCCTGCAGAAGAGGCCCCAGCTGAAGTTCAGTCTCCACCAGCTGAAGAGGCCCCTGCAGAAGTGGCCCCAGCTGAAGTTCATTCTCCACTAGCTGAGGAGGTCCCTGCAGAAGAGACCCCACCTAAAGTTCAGTCTCCACCAGCTGAAGAGGCCCCTGCAGAGGAGGCCCCAGCTGAAGTTCAGTCTCTACAAGCTGAGGAGGCCCCTGCAGAGGAGGCCCCAGCTGAAGATCAGTCTCCACCAGCTGAACAGGCCCCTGCAGAAGAGGCCCCAGCTGAAGTTCATTCTCCACTAGCTGAGGAGGTCCCTGCAGAAGAGGCCCCAGCTGAAGTTCAGTCTCCACCAGCTGAGGAGGCCCCTGCAGAGGAGGCCCCAGATGAAGATCAGTCTCCACCAGCTGAGGAGTCCCCTGCAGAGGAGGCCCCATCTGAAGTTCAGTCTCCACCAGCTGAGGAGGCCCCTGCAGAAGAGGCCCCAGCTGAAGTTCAGTCTCTACCAGCTGAGGAGGCCCCTGCAGAGGAGGCCCCAGCTGCAGTTCAGTCTCCACCAGCTGAGGAGGCCCCTGCAGAGGAGGCCCCAGATGAAGATCAGTCTCCACCAGCTGAGGAGTCCCCTGCAGAGGAGGCCCCATCTGAAGTTCAGTCTCCACCAGCTGAGGAGGCCCCTGCAGAAGAGGCCCCAGCTGAAGTTCAGTCTCTACCAGCTGAGGAGGCCCCTGCAGAGGAGGCCCCAGCTGCAGTTCAGTCTCCACCAGCTGAGGAGACCCCTGCAGAGGAGGCCCCAGCTGAAGATCAGTCTCTACCAGCTGAGGAGACCCCTACAGAGGAGGCCTCAGCTGAAGTTCAGTCTCTACCAGCTGAGGAGGGCCCTGAAGAGGAGGCCCCAGCTGAACTTCAGTCTCCACCAGCTGAGGCCCAAGTTGAAGTTTCTTCTCCACCAGCTGAGGAGGCCCCTGTAGAAGAGGCCCGAGCTGAGGTTCAGTTTCCACCAGCTGAGGAGACCCCTGCAGGGGAGGCTCCAGCTGAAGTTCAGTCTCCACCAGCTGAGGAGTCCCCTGCAGAGGAGGCCCCAGCTGAAGTTAATTCTCCACTAGCTGAGGAGGTCCCTGCAGAAGAGGCTCCAGCTGAAGTTCAGTCTCCACCAGCTGAGGAG GCCCCTGCAGAGGAGGCCCCATATGAAGTTCTGGCTCCACCAACTGAGGCCCCAGCTGAAGTTCAGTCTCTACCAGCTGAGGAGGCCCCTGAAGAAAATACCTCATATGAAATTTGGTCTCCATCAGCTGAGGAGGCCTCTGCTGAACTTCGGTCTCCATCAACTGAAGACACTACTTTAGAAATGGTCTCTGTTGACAAACAGTTTCCAGAAGCCAAGGAGGACTTTATTACACCAATCTCTATAGAAAATGACCTTATTCCACCATCTGAACAAACTGCTGCATATGAGGCTCTCGTAGACCATGTGTCTACTGAATATCAAAATCTCCAGACTGATGTCCCAGGGATAAAATTAGAATCAAAGGTTTTGGAAGATCAGCAAAAACTCGAAGAGCCTTTGGAACTGGATCCTGTCCCTGAAGATTTGTCTAACATCAAGAAAGAACAGGTTCCTACCTTTGAAATAGAGGGTGTCATCCATGTACAACTAGAATAG